GCTGGTGTTCTGCATCTTTGATCCATGTTATCTTAACTCCATCCATGAGGGCATGTTGGCACCAGCCTCATCTCATAGAGGAGCTGAACATCACCGCAGGAGCCCAGACCCATAGCCATGACTCATATCTAAGTCCATCTGAAGTAGATGCCCAGTGTACCCCTTCTGATCAAGTAAGCAGAAAGCCTATATAATAAGACTGGATGAATATAAGAACCATCTCTCGAAGATAGGAGTTCAAATATTGGCAGAAAAAGAAAGTGCTCTTCCTAGAAATCAGGGGCTATCTTTTATGGTTAATTTCCTGAAGTTCCTGAAGCTTGATGAGACGTCAAGTGGTCTCCTAGAATGCCTCCGTTATGGCCACAGCTTTTAGCTCTGAAGGTGTTCCCAGCAATGTAGCAGGTACACACAGGAATGATGTCATTCATGTTTAtcttccaaaaaacaaaacatcaagaaCTGGCATGACCTTACATAGACAAGAAATAAATATCATCCCTGAAGCCTGTGGAGTTATGGTCGAATGACACTCAGAAAGAGATGTGTCAGGCTGGGAAAACAACTTGGGGCAAAGTACATtccaggcaagcatgaggacccaagtttgaatcCTAAGCACTCATGCAAAGACTTGGGAATGGCAGCACGAGGGAGGGAcaggatggagacagacagatctggggctcactggccatcaGTCTAGCTGAAAtttttcagtgagagaccctgtctcgaaacataTGGTGGAGAGGTGATTATAGATGTTTTGTTAGCCTCTGGCTCCCACATGAGCCTAAATTATTATGGCCAAACCCTTGCttgtgttcttctctctctctctctctctctctctctctctctctcacacacacacacacacacacacacacacacacacacacacatacacatacatgcatgtatgtgtgcacacacacctatacacacaaacacatgtgacagggagcagagagacaTTCTTGTCAAATATTACACTAAGCTCCAGCTACAGTCCCTTCTACCAGCTGTGTTTTAGGACAGCCATACCTGTGTTTGCAGATAGTCAAACTCTGTTCTAACCGTGGAGAGTTtggctatttttttcttctcgttgttgttgttgttgttgttactgctgttgcTGCCGTCACCACCAATGGACTGTTTGTATTACACATCTTCAAAGGAAACTATTTTCCTGTTGGGTGGCAAGACAAAGGTTAAACAGTGGCCTCTGAGTCTGAGATGAGCAGGCCTGAGAGCAGcatcttgggctacagagtggctGGAAGTACAACCAAGGGTGCTCTGTCATGCAACTCAGGAAACTGGAAATGCAGGCCAGTGTGGACAGGAAATAGCTTTTCTCAGAGCATCTTAGAGTGAAGGAAGCAAGCTTGAACTAAGCTGTACAgttgtttcttctcctttctcagcTACAGGATTCTGCCTCTgtggcagaaaaaaacaaaaaaaaacaaaaaacaacaacaacaaaaaaaaaaacagaataagaagTATACCGTGACTGCTTTGGCCTAACCAGACTCCCTCAAACCTCTGTAGCTCCAAAAAAGGGAACAAAAACCTCACATCGAGGTCAAGCTAAACTTCATTAAGTAGGGTCAAATTACCATGGAGAGAAATTATCATGATTAGAGTCAGCTGTGACATTTCTTCACAGCTATGCTCCTCTGTCTGAGCTTCGTACCTGGAGGCCCATCATAGAGGCCCTGAATCAGAATGAGCAGTGACTGGCTGGCTGTAAGCTCACATTACCATGTATTATTGCAATCTGCATCTAACTCATACTTTAGACCATAGAATCTGTAGATGCCTTGTTTTTGGCAATTCATCCTTATAGGTGTTCTGTTATGAAAATATATGACTTTTATGAGCCAGTGGAAGTCTGAACACACATTCTGTATGTCATGATGGGAAGGGTACACTAAATTCCCCTTTAGGGGAAAGCCTGTCTGTGATTGTGGGTTTCTCTGAAAGTTTTTCACTTTAAATCTACATAATAAGATGTGTATATGTTTAATCACATGATATCTGAGGTTTGCCTCAAAACGAGGGTTCCAGGTAAGGTCCCTGGAAGACACAAGATTTGTCTTGAATTTACAACTGTAAAAGCTCAGAGGCATCCTTGGGATaccatttttctttgttcctttttggGGGTTTGCAGATGTAAgaatttttccaaaataaaaactttttaaaactaacCCAAGTTCATTTGACTTACTTGAAATTAATATTAGAAAATGTCTTTCAAAAGTAGTTTAAAAATGTCCAACTTTAAAACTGGCCATGGTGGCTCATGGAACTCAAGAGGCTGAAGAAGGATCGATGTGAGTCTGAGGTTATCCCAGGCTAgtatcagaccctgtctcaacaggcACAcgttttataataaatattacagGCCATAGGGAGACCTAAAACTGCACATAAAGTTCTGTGCAAACAAAAGCAACCTTGGTGGTGAGAATAAATGCAGTTTTCCCTTACTCACTGTTACctttttatagttttcaaatttgTTAGAAAGCAAATATGTTAGGCTTATACGTTTACAAAAGAAGTCATGAATGCTGATAGTATATGAagtggaaagttaaaaaaaaaaataagtacataCAGTAGAACCTCGTCCTCTTGCCcagtgtgtgcatgggtacatACGCGCGCtcacgcgtgcgtgtgtgcgcgtgcatgggtacgtgtgtgtgtgtgtgtgtgtgtgtgtgtgtgtgtgcgcgtgcatgggTACATGCGTGCGTGAGTACGTTCCTGCATGCGCCGCATGTGTGATACATGTTAAACTGTCCCTGTGGTTAGTCTGTTGATCTCTCGATGATGGTGTTAGCAGTCATTTTTATTGGTTTCATTTTGCCTCTGCATGTGTTTTTGCCAGttaataagtaaaatgtaattagaaaaaaatatagaataagaaTTAGCCCAACTTTCACTGAAGTAATATTAAACTCTTAAAGTAAGTTGGCATCACTTTCTTGACCAGCCAGTATTAAGTGGTGCTGCTCCTACCTTCATATACTCAGTCCCTTGATGATCTGTCTCATTTTTCATCCTTTTTCAGGTATATCCATGCCAATCCCAGTCTTCGGACTGCAGGATGATTCGAAGGTCTTTAAGGAGGGGAGCTGCCTGCTCGCCGATGACAACTTTGTCCTCATAGGCTCTTTTGTGGCATTTTTCATCCCCCTAACCATCATGGTGATCACCTACTTCCTGACTATCAAGTCACTTCAGAAAGAAGCCACCCTGTGTGTGAGTGACCTCAGCACTCGGGCCAAATTAGCCTCCTTCAGCTTCCTCCCTCAGAGTTCTCTGTCATCGGAAAAGCTCTTCCAACGGTCCATCCACAGAGAGTCAGGCTCCTACGCAGGCCGAAGGACGATGCAGTCCATCAGCAACGAGCAAAAAGCATGCAAGGTGCTGGGCATCGTGTTCTTCCTGTTTGTTGTAATGTGGTGCCCATTCTTCATCACCAACATCATGGCCGTCATCTGCAAAGAATCCTGCAACGAAAATGTCATCGGAGCCCTGCTCAATGTGTTTGTCTGGATTGGTTATCTCTCCTCAGCCGTCAACCCACTGGTATATACGTTGTTCAATAAAACTTATAGGTCCGCCTTCTCACGGTACATTCAGTGCCAgtacaaggaaaacagaaagccgCTGCAGTTAATTTTAGTGAACACTATACCAACATTGGCCTACAAGTCTAGTCAGCTCCAGGGTGGACAAAAAAAGAACTCACAGGAAGATGCTGAGCCGACAGCTAATGACTGCTCCATGGTTACACTAGGGAACCAACACTCAGAAGAGAATTGTATAGACAATATTGAAACCGTGAATGAAAAGGTTAGCTGTGTGTGATGAACCGGATGCTGGGACGATTGCCCAGTGCCTGTGAACAAGTTTACAcccatgtgtgtgggggtgggataAGGAGGCTCAGATCAAATTAGACTACTCCAGTGGACCAACTATAATGTCCGGACAGCATTTGAACTAGGAGCGTTGTGATGCTTTTAACATCGCCAATGAGATCTTTAAAATCATTGGCCTTTATTGTACAATTGTAACAAGGCATAAAATCCATCTAATTTCTATTGTCAAATAGAAACCGGGCTGCCATGTTGATGGGTAGCATGGGAGTGAGTTGGTGACCTATTGTTGTATATAAAAATAGctagaaatactgaaaataatgaatagcctctttaaaaaaaaaaaaaacagtgtttcaAATTCACCACAACAtatattttggaaagaaaaatagacagtATTATGACATTTGTATTGCTAATACAATTCATTGAGATACTTGACGATATTTTTCATTCTTGCTTTTTCATAGATGCCATTTTGAAATGTTCACAAGACCGCTGGCATTTGCTGCATTGGTCATTAATTCTCAGACGTGGAAGGGTTTTAAATGTTATTCAATAACACGCTGCTTTCTCTTCTACTTCTTGGGCTTTACCTGAATTTGCAATGTGGTcttgtttcatatatttttcttctctgtaaacTATCAAAGGGTAATTCTACTTTTCCAAGTACAGTTCTAGAACTCGCTTCAGAGAAACAGCCTCCCGGAGGTATTTGGTAACTCACTAGGGAAACCGACTGTGTTGCGCATGCGCCCTTTGAGCAGTGACCAGTACAAAGAGTTGACTGTCACAGCTGAACATTTAACTCAGGTTTCTTGCTGTTAGCAGTAGCTTCTTAGGCAATTTCTGTAAAACTCAAGTGACTTTCATATTGACAGTTATCAGGTAAAACTGATGTTTTCAAAGAGCTGGGAACGTAGCTCCATTGATAAACGAGTGCTTGTCCAACATGCAGGAAATCCTTGCGTGGATGCCCAGCGCCGCGTAACCAGGCACCGCGGTGCATggctgtaatcctaacacttgggaagtgCAGGtgagaggatcaggaattcagtcACCCTCAGCTATTTATCTAGTATGAGGCCAATGTggactgcatgagaccctgtctccaaactaaataaatatagggttttttttaatgatacttttagattaatgtatttatattatttataaaaatgggtTAGCTTGGTTCCACAGTGATCTGTTGACTGTACCTTATGAGTGGAGCAGCTTCTTAGTTAATaaggatatttaaaaaatagatatataagatttttgcattaaaaacaacttaattggttgttataaaaaaaagtatatagaTTCATTTTCAGAATCAACcagttcaatttttttccttaccTGATTCAGAAAAGAGTTTTATCAACTCTTGggaatttttttaagtaattttcatTATAGATATTTGCCAAGGAAATGGGAAAATAACAATTGAATCAAAGACTGCatgtaatacataaaaataaacaccacAAATTGGATCCAATTCATAAATACCAAgatttaaagcaatatttttgtTCCTTCCCTCTAAAACGACATTCATTTTGCTCTGACAGACACTAGCTTCCAATTAAAAAGCCAATATCAGTTACCATAATGTTCAGTAGAAATGGCTACTAGAGACTAACAAAGGCCAGCTATAGTTAATCCACCATGACACTGTGACACACAGGGGGAACTGCACATTACTGTTGAGACAAATGATAGAGAGAGAGTAAAAGGCTAAAACATCCTTATTGGATACAAAGATGTTGTGTTGCAAGCCTTTGGAAAATGTTTCAGGTTTCGCAATTAAAGCATGTAGAAAATTTCATTGTGTAAGTTGGAAATTAAGGTTTTCCTAAGTATGTCTTTACAGACACTTTGAATGATGGTCATTGCTTCAGACCTAAAATTTATAACATGTCACCAGTCCCAAGGTTGTACTTGAAAGAAGTTAGTCCTTAATGATTAGACCATACTGACTAATAAAAATAGACGTGTTAAGAAGTCTGCTGTAACGTGTTTTGCCTTAGTTTGAAACTCTGCACATGCCAATATGTATTAAGGAAAGGGTTATAGATTCTATCCCACGAACTTAATCTTTGTCAGAATGAACATAAACCCCACCGAAAGGTGTCTTTTGACTACACATATATTACCATTGTGTGCGTGGCTTTTCCCTCTCTGTAACTATCTCTTAAAGTGTACATAAGAAAACGTGTACCTGTATATATGTACAGACATGTTCCATGCACTTTATCcgacatttatatatttatataaagaagaGCAAGTGGTGAAaacatacacacgtgcatgttTGAATCATGTTGATCTAAATGTGAATTAATGTTCTAATATTCCTATGACCTTCCACGACTGCCAAAGGAGGTTACTGTGTAGCAGAGATATACTTTAAATAAACTGGAAGATGCTTTAAATATAAGGAGAGATTTTAACACAATTCTATCAGGGTGTTGAAAACAACCGTCTATATTCAGTTTATTAATCTGAAGTTGAATGATAACTTTAGGCCTCTCTTTAGTCTGGTACTTCTTGACGTCTATGGCTTCTTAGATACACTCCTCTCCCCAGGAGGGGAGAAAAAATAACCATTGAATGATTTATGGATCCATGGTGAAAGGATTCACTTCTAGCCAATACTATTAAAAGAGTAACAAACTTCACTCTTCTTTAAGTTGATTGATAGAGTCTACTAGACTTAAGGGATTCAACGCCATATTTAAGAAAAACTCAGTTAAAGCTTACATAATCTATTGGACCACAGCGCCATCTCATGGTCAGTTTTGAAAAATGCTACTGTAGTCCAAACCGCTACCGGGCTGCTTTTAGCAAAAGGGTTCTTCTCCCATTTTGTGCACTGatgaaacatatttataaaagtgTTAAGTTATTCTGTGCCATATGTAACAAATAcagtgaagatttattttatgtactggTTTTAAtctattctaaaatatttcaagaaTGAATGATTAATTGCAAATAAagtacactaaaaaaaaaaaaaaaaaaaaaaaagttgactccAGAGTTGTGTTTGCTAGAAGGAATTGTCCCAAACCTCCCAGGTCTTCAAGTTGGGGTTGGAAAGCAACAGCCTGTGCCACTGGCTTCAGCCATCTCACAACGCTAGAATCCCCTTCATCAGCTTAATGGTCATGAGTCAGTTTCCAGTCATATAGGTTCTCTGTGTCCTACTGATAAAACCCAGAAACataaaggcacacacatataGGTGTGCATATGCATTACcatatatgcacacgcacacacacacacacacacacacacacacacacacctgcacaggacacacacacacacaccctgcatagTTAAACAGGGACGTGTAGCATCATTAAATGGACCAGAAAGTCACATGACTCATCATTGCACCTTTAAGTGTAGGAACAAAACAGGACTTTAAGCCTGTAACTCCGGCATCAGGaggtggtgggggggggatgcCTACAGATTACAAGGCTTTATATGACACCTTGTTtcccaaaaaaaaatttaaatgaaaaagaaaagtgtagAAATAATTACAAACAGGGagagtaggtttttttttcaggttgtTATACCTCACGTATTGAGCACCTACGTTCTGTAGTCCATGTGTTAAGCTGTCTGTTTTGCTCATTTTACGTAAATGGACTCCTTCACAAGGAGCCTGAAGGGAGGAATAGTCTACTTTgaagataaggaaactgagattCAGTTAGTGACGTGTCAAAAGCCACACCACTAATAAGAAATGTAACAGTTCAATTCAGGGCCATCTGATTCCAGCCCCTAAGTGCTTCATCCAAGTGGGGGAAGGAGGACATTTCAGAACCCAAACACTCCTGTTTCCACACTTGCTTCTTGTATACACTGACTTAAGTCGTCCTAAACACCCTGTACCTCGTATTGGTACGTCTCTGGGATGCACAGGTTTGGATCGTGCCCTGCCTAACTGACGGAGATGGCTACTGCAGATCACAGCCGTCCCTGACAGCCTGCGACACACTGGACGTGTTAGAACTGGGCTTGCTTgctttagtttttggtttttgttttcattattatgataCTAAGAATTCGATCTAGGATCTTGCACTGCTAGGTAAGCATTCCGCCACTGGGCTGTAGCCCcagtcttttttaaaagtcttctttccttttgaaagagGGTCTTAAGTTGCCCGACCTGGCCTTAAACCTACTCCATTGCACAGGAAGGGCCTGAACCTGTGCTCTTCCTCCAAAATTGTTATTCAGAAATGTCTAACTGTGTTTTTTGAATGTTTCtgactttaaaaacacattttacctttGCTACCACGACGCAGAAGCTTCTTCATCGGGCTCCCAAGAGTGTTCCCATCTAAAGTGACCCACTCTGTGCTTCACTTAccagactgccccccccccagatttATGGTCACCCACCATGTGTGCCTAGCAAACCAGATTCAGCCAATTACCTTTGATAAGTCCATCGAAAGAGCCAAATTAACAGTGAAAGACAACACAGGAGGACTTATTCCGTGTGGCCACCTTGGGAAGAGGGATGAAGATCCAGAAGGCAAGAGACAGCGAAGCAATCCTGGAAGGTGAGGTCCTGCTCCGCACTGTCTCAGCCCCAGACTCCCCTGCAAAGCTAGGCTCCTCTTCCTGCATCATCCTCTAACAAGTCCTAAGTCTTTCTCCaagattttagtttcttttctggctGACAAAAACTCTTCTTGTCTTCGGGGCAagagcattttcttttcccaGCAAGAGATTCTATTTAGTGGGGGATCCACTCCTTTCTATAGTCGGATGACCAAAGAGGAAGACACATGAATCTCTTTTGAATGTATTTATTCCTGCCTGGCAGAAAGACTTTACTAGGAAATCAAAGCTAATAAGGCCTCAGGAAAGATCGGCATCTCTTTAGCTATCCACCCTTAATATAATCCAAAAGGCAGGAATCAAAGGCAAACTGTTTAGGcactataaataaaaatgagaaagaaatttgggaatcAGTAATATCTTTCTGGTGTCCCTCAAAGGGACTACAGAAAAACAAGTACCTTCAGATCCTCcaaaatttcatataaatatttataatttaacatTATAAGggattttaaaatagaatctccTACATGAATACTGTATTCATATCATTCctagccctccccctccccctccccctccagttcTTCCTATGCGCCCGACTCCCCCTCGAAGCCATGAcctacacacataacacacacccaCCTCAAGAGTCCATGTCGTGTTGCTCAATGAGAAATGAATACGTAAAAGGCTTACCTCctgggattggataacctatcagggGCTTATCCCTTGAGAAGACTGATTCTCCCTTTCCACAGCCATAGATGGTCCGTTGTTCTCCATCTAGAGGAGGGTCACTCTGAGATTTTTCCCCATCCACAGTGGCATGTCAACAGTTGACATGCAAGTCGTGTTTAGTCTGCTAGGAGATAGTGCCTTC
The sequence above is drawn from the Mus pahari chromosome 8, PAHARI_EIJ_v1.1, whole genome shotgun sequence genome and encodes:
- the Htr2a gene encoding 5-hydroxytryptamine receptor 2A, whose translation is MEILCEDNISLSSIPNSLMQLGDDSRLYPNDFNSRDANTSEASNWTIDAENRTNLSCEGYLPPTCLSILHLQEKNWSALLTTVVIILTIAGNILVIMAVSLEKKLQNATNYFLMSLAIADMLLGFLVMPVSMLTILYGYRWPLPSKLCAVWIYLDVLFSTASIMHLCAISLDRYVAIQNPIHHSRFNSRTKAFLKIIAVWTISVGISMPIPVFGLQDDSKVFKEGSCLLADDNFVLIGSFVAFFIPLTIMVITYFLTIKSLQKEATLCVSDLSTRAKLASFSFLPQSSLSSEKLFQRSIHRESGSYAGRRTMQSISNEQKACKVLGIVFFLFVVMWCPFFITNIMAVICKESCNENVIGALLNVFVWIGYLSSAVNPLVYTLFNKTYRSAFSRYIQCQYKENRKPLQLILVNTIPTLAYKSSQLQGGQKKNSQEDAEPTANDCSMVTLGNQHSEENCIDNIETVNEKVSCV